The DNA sequence CTTCAGGTACTCGCGCACCTGAAGGTCTTCGGCCAGCATCTTGGCGAAGTTGCGGTTGTTTGCATACCAGCGCGACGCCCAGGCACGCGTGACGGGCAGCCGGAAGCCGGTCGGATGAATTTTCTGTCCCATATTCTTCCTGTCTGCCTATCAGTTGCCGACGGTCACGTAGATGTGGCAGGTGGGCTTGCTGATGCGGTTGCCGCGGCCCTTGGCGCGCGCGGTGAAGCGCTTCAGCGTGGTGCCCTGCTCCACGTAGATGGTCTTGACCTTCAGTTCGTCGATGTCGGCGCCGTCGTTGTGCTCGGCATTGGCGATGGCGGACTCCAGCACCTTCTTGATGATCACGGCAGCTTTCTTCTGCGTGAACGCCAGGATGTTGAGTGCCTGGTCCACCTTCTTGCCGCGGATCAGGTCGGCCACCAGCCGACCCTTGTCGACCGACAGGCGCACGCCGCGAAGACTTGCACGGGTTTCCATGGCGACTCCTTACTTCTTGGCTTTCTTGTCTGCGGGGTGACCCTTGAAGGTGCGGGTCAGCGCAAACTCGCCCAGCTTGTGGCCGACCATCTGGTCGGTCACGTACACGGGCACGTGCTGCCGGCCGTTGTGCACGGCAATCGTCAGGCCGATGAACTCGGGCAGGATCGTCGAACGGCGCGACCAAGTCTTGATCGGCTTCTTGTCCTTGCTGGCCGCAGCGGCTTCGACCTTGGCCATGAGGTGGTGGTCCACGAAAGGACCTTTTTTCAATGAACGAGCCATGACCTACCTCTTACTTCTTGCGGCGCGAGACGATCATCGCCTGCGTGCGCTTGTTGTTGCGGGTGCGGTAGCCCTTGGTCAGCGTGTTCCACGGCGACACCGGGGCCTGAGCCTCACCGGTACGGCCTTCACCACCACCGTGCGGGTGGTCGATCGGGTTCATCGCCACGCCACGCACCGTCGGGCGGATGCCGCGCCAGCGGATCGCACCGGCCTTGCCGTACTGGCGCAGGCTGTGCTCCTCGTTCGAGACCTCGCCGATCGTGGCGCGGCACTCGATGTGGATGCGGCGCACTTCACCGGAACGCAGGCGGACCTGGGCGTACGCGCCTTCGCGGGCCATCAGCACGGCGGACGCGCCGGCCGAACGGGCCAGCTGGGCACCCTTGCCCGGCAGCAGCTCGATGCAGTGGATGGTCGAGCCGACCGGGATGTTGCGGATCGGCAGCGTGTTGCCGGCCTTGATCGGGGCTTCCGAGCCGGACAGCACCGTCGCGCCGACCTCCAGGCCGCGCGGGGCGATGATGTAGCGACGCTCGCCGTCGGCGTAGCACACCAGCGCGATGTGCGCGGTACGGTTCGGGTCGTACTCGATGCGCTCCACCTTCGCGGGGATGCCGTCCTTGTTGCGGCGGAAGTCGATCACCCGATAGTGATGCTTGTGGCCACCACCCTTGTGACGGGTCGTGATGTGGCCGTTGTTGTTGCGGCCAGCATTCTGCTTCTGGGGCTCGAGCAGCGACTTCTCGGGCCGGCCCTTGTACAGGTGCTTGTGCACCACCTTGACCACGGCACGGCGGCCGGGCGACGTGGGCTTGAGTTTGACGACGGCCATTACGCAGCCTCCCCGGAGAAGTTGAGCTCCTGGCCTTCCTTCAGGGACACATAGGCCTTCTTCACGTGATCGCGACGGCCGATGGTGCGGCCAAAGCGCTTGACCTTGCCCTTCTGGTTGACCACCTGCACGGATTCCACCTCGACCTTGAACATCAGTTCGACGGCCGCCTTGATCTCAGGCTTGGTGGCGTCCCGCAGGACCTTGAACAGCACCTGGTTGTGCTTCTCGGCGACCGACGTGGCCTTCTCGGACACGATCGGGGCGACCAGCACCTGCATCAGGCGACCTTCATCGAATTTCTGAGCGCTCATGCCAGCATCTCCTTGAGCTGCTCGATCGCAGCCTTCGTCACGAGCACCTTCTTGTAGTGCACGAGCGACAGCGGATCGGCGTAGCGCGGCTCGACGACGAGCACGTTGGCCAGGTTGCGGGAAGCCAGGTACAGGTTCTCGTCGACCTCGTCGGCAATCACCAGCACGGAATCCAGGCCCATGGCCTTGAACTTCTGGGCCAGCAGCTTGGTCTTGGGCGACTCGACCTTCAGGGAGTCCACCACGGCCAGGCGGCCTTCGCGGGCCAGCTGCGAGAAGATGGCGGCCATACCGGCACGGTACATCTTCTTGTTGACCTTCTGGGTGAAGTTCTCGTTCGGGCTGTTCGGGAAGATGCGACCGCCCCCACGCCACAGCGGCGACGAGGTCATGCCGGCGCGAGCGCGGCCGGTGCCCTTCTGGCGCCACGGCTTCTTGGTGGAGTGCTTGACGGTGGCGCGGTCCTTCTGGGCACGGGTGCCCTGGCGCGCGTTGGCCTGGTAGGCCACCACGATCTGGTGCACCAGCGCTTCGTTGTAGTCACGGCCGAACACGGTGTCGGGCGCCTCAACCTTGGCGGCGGGCTGGCCCTGTTCGTTCAGGAGCTCGAGTTGCATCACTGGGCTCCTTTCTTGGCCTTGACCTTGACGGCGGGACGGACGACGACATGACCGCCCTTGGCACCCGGCACCGCGCCCTTGACCAGCAGCAGCTGGCGGGCCTCGTCGATGCGGACGATGTCGAGGTTCTGAATGCTCACGGTTTCATCACCCAGGTGGCCGGACATCTTCTTGCCCGGGAACACGCGGCCCGGGTCCTGCGCCATCGAGATCGAGCCGGGCACGTTGTGCGAACGGCTGTTACCGTGGGAGGCGCGCTGCGAGCCGAAGTTGTGACGCTTGATGGTGCCGGCAAAGCCCTTGCCGATCGAGGTGCCCTGCACGTCGACCTTCTGGCCCACCGAGAAGAGCGTGACGGGGAGCTGGGCGCCGGGCTTGTACTCGGCGGCCACTTCGGCCGGCACGCGGAATTCCTTGAGGACTTCGCCCGCCTCCACGCCCGCCTTGGCGTAGTGGCCAGCTTCCGGCTTGTTGACACGGCTTGCCTTGCGCACGCCGAATGCCACCTGCAGGGCGCAGTAGCCGTCGGTCTCGACGGTCTTGACCTGGGTCACGCGGTTGTTCGACACGTCCAGCACCGTCACAGGCACGGCGTCGCCGTCGTCCGTGAAGATGCGCATCATGCCCACCTTGCGGCCCAGCAATCCGAGACGATTGCTAAGACTCATTGTTTTCTCCAATGCCCGACAACGATTGGCCGGGCTGACTGTTTCTGCGGCGCGCCGAAGGCCCGCCACCTGGAAACCACAAAGGCCCACCGAGGTGGGCGCTTCGCGGAAAAGCGAAGGATTGTAGCACCTGCGGCCACCGCCGCAATGCGAACAACCCTTTGCCTTGCTAGGTCAGCCGCTTACTGCAGCTTGATCTCGACGTCGACGCCGGCCGGCAGGTCCAGCTTCATCAGCGCGTCGACCGTCTTGTCGGTCGGGTCGACGATGTCCATCAGGCGCTGGTGCGTGCGGATCTCGAACTGGTCGCGCGAGGTCTTGTTCACGTGCGGCGAACGCAGGATGTCGAAGCGCTGCAGACGGGTCGGCAGCGGCACGGGACCCTTGACGATCGCGCCAGTGCGCTTGGCGGTATCCACGATCTCGAGCGCCGACTGGTCGATCAGCTTGTAGTCGAACGCCTTGAGACGGATACGGATCTTTTGCTTTTGCATGACGATGTCCTAAAGAGCGAGGCCGCCGAAGCGGCGATGTTTGAGGCTGCACGCGGGAGGAGGGCTCCTCCCGCGCCAAGTCACGCAAACGGCTTACTCGATGATCTTGGCCACGACGCCGGCGCCGACGGTGCGGCCGCCTTCACGGATGGCAAAGCGCAGGCCTTCTTCCATGGCGATCGGCGCGATCAGCTTGACCGTGATGGTCACGTTGTCGCCCGGCATCACCATCTCCTTGTCCTTGGGCAGCTCCACCGCGCCGGTCACGTCCGTCGTGCGGAAGTAGAACTGCGGACGGTAGTTGTTGAAGAACGGCGTGTGACGGCCGCCTTCTTCCTTGCTCAGCACGTACACCTCGGCCGTGAAGTGCGTGTGCGGCGTGATCGTGCCCGGCTTGGCCAGCACCTGGCCGCGCTCGACTTCCTCGCGCTTGGTACCACGCAGCAGGATACCCACGTTGTCGCCCGCCTGGCCCTGGTCCAGCAGCTTGCGGAACATCTCCACGCCCGTGCAGGTGGTCTTCTGCGTGGCACGCAGGCCCACGATCTCGATTTCGTCGCCCACCTTGATCACGCCGCGCTCCACGCGCCCGGTCACCACCGTGCCGCGACCCGAGATCGAGAACACGTCTTCCACCGGCATCAGGAACGTGCCGTCCACCGCGCGCTCGGGCGTCGGGATGTACGTGTCCAGCGCCTCGGCCAGCTTCATGATGGCCTGCTCGCCCAGCTCGCCCTTGTCGCCTTCCAGCGCCAGCTTCGCCGAACCCTTGATGATCGGCGTGTCGTCGCCCGGGAAGTCGTACTTGCTCAGCAGCTCGCGCACTTCCATTTCCACCAGCTCGAGCAGCTCGGCGTCGTCCACCATGTCGCACTTGTTCAGGAACACGATGATGTACGGCACACCGACCTGACGCGCCAGCAGGATGTGCTCACGCGTTTGCGGCATCGGGCCGTCGGCCGCCGACACCACCAGGATCGCACCGTCCATCTGCGCCGCACCCGTGATCATGTTCTTCACGTAGTCGGCGTGCCCCGGGCAGTCCACGTGGGCATAGTGGCGGCTCGCCGTCTCGTACTCCACGTGCGCCGTGTTGATCGTGATGCCGCGCGCCTTCTCCTCCGGCGCCGCGTCAATCTGGTCGTAACCCTTGGCCTCGCCGCCGAACTTCGTCGACAGCACCGTCGTGATCGCCGCCGTCAGCGTCGTCTTGCCATGGTCCACGTGACCAATCGTGCCCACGTTCACGTGCGGCTTGGTCCGCTCAAACTTGCCTTTTGCCATTTCTGCTCTCCAGGGAAAGAACGGTAGCCCGTGTCTGTTTTACGTCTCCAGCCCTGACCTGCCACGGGCAGCCGGCCAACCGCAAGGCGGCGCCGAAGACAAAACGAAAACCCCGCGGAGGGCAGCGGCCCCGTTCCGGGCCCGCTGCCGCCGCAGGGACAACCAATTACTTGCTGTTGCGCGCGGTGATGATCGCGTCGGCGACGTTCTTCGGAGCCTCGGCGTAGTGCTTGAACTCCATCGTGTACGTCGCACGGCCTTGGGACATCGAACGCAGCGCGGTGGCGTAGCCGAACATCTCGGACAGCGGCACCTCGGCGCGGATCGTCTTGCCGCCGCCGGGCAGGTCGTCCATGCCCTGCACCATGCCGCGACGGGACGACAGGTCGCCCATCACGTTGCCAGCGTACTCTTCCGGCGTCTCCACTTCAACGGCCATCATCGGCTCGAGGATCACCGGGTTGGCACGCTTGCAGGCTTCCTTGAAGGCGATCGAGGCCGCCATCTTGAACGCCTGTTCGGACGAGTCCACTTCGTGGTACGAACCGAAGGTCAGCGTGACCTTGACGTCGACCACCGGGTAGCCGGCCAGCACGCCGTTCGGCAGGGTTTCTTCCACACCCTTCTGGACCGCCGGGATGTACTCGCGCGGCACCACGCCACCCTTGATCGCGTCGACGAACTCGAAGCCCTTGCCCGGCTCGTTCGGCTCGACCGTGAACACGACGTGGCCGTACTGGCCCTTGCCGCCCGACTGGCGCACGAACTTGCCTTCGACGTCCATGGCGGTCTTGCGAATGGTTTCGCGGTAGGCCACCTGCGGCTTGCCGACGTTGGCGTCCACGCCGAACTCGCGCTTCATGCGGTCGACGATGATCTCCAGGTGCAGCTCGCCCATGCCGGCGATGATGGTCTGGCCCGATTCCTCGTCGGTGTAGACGCGGAACGAGGGGTCTTCCGAGGCCAGGCGCGACAGGGCCACGCCCATCTTCTCCTGGTCAGCCTTGGTCTTGGGCTCGACGGCCTGGCGGATCACCGGCTCGGGGAACTCCATCTTCTCGAGCGTGATGACCGCATCGGGGTCGCACAGCGTCTCGCCGGTGGTCACGTCCTTCAGGCCCACGCAGGCAGCGATGTCGCCGGCCAGGATCTCCTTGATTTCCTCACGCTGGTTGGCGTGCATCTGCAGGATACGGCCGATGCGCTCCTTCTTGCCCTTGATCGGGTTGTAGACGGTGTCGCCGGACTTCAGCACGCCGGAGTACACGCGCACGAAGGTCAGCTGGCCGACGTACGGGTCGGTCATCAGCTTGAATGCCAGCGCGGAGAACTTCTCGTTGTCGTCCGCCTTGCGGGTGACTTCGTTGTCGTTCTCGTCGGTACCGGCCACCGGAGGGATGTCCACCGGCGAGGGCAGGAAGTCGATCACCGCGTCCAGCATGCGCTGCACGCCCTTGTTCTTGAAGGCGGTGCCGCACAGCATCGGCTGGATCTCGGTCGCGATGGTCCGCATGCGCAGACCCTTCTTGATCTCTTCCTCGGTCAGCTCGCCGGTCTCGAGGTACTTGTTCATCAGTTCCTCGGACGCCTCGGCGGCGGCCTCGACCATGTTCTCGCGCCACTTCTTGGCGTCCTCGACCATGTCGGCCGGGATGTCGTGGTACTCGAACTTCATCCCCTGGGACGCGTCGTCCCAGATGATGGCCTTCATCTTGAGCAGGTCGACCACGCCCTTGAAGTTGTCCTCGGCACCGATCGGCAGCACGATGGGCACGGGGTTGGCCTTCAGGCGCGTCTTCATCTGATCGTAGACCTTGAAGAAGTTCGCGCCGGTGCGGTCCATCTTGTTGACGAACGCCAGGCGGGGCACCTTGTACTTGTTGGCCTGGCGCCAGACGGTCTCGGACTGGGGCTGCACGCCACCCACGGCGCAGTACACCATGCAGGCACCGTCGAGCACGCGCATCGAGCGCTCCACCTCGATGGTGAAGTCCACGTGCCCCGGGGTGTCGATGATGTTGAAGCGGTGCTCCGGATAGGACAGGTCCATGCCCTTCCAGAAGCAGGTGGTCGCAGCGGAGGTGATGGTGATGCCCCGCTCCTGCTCCTGCTCCATCCAGTCCATCGTGGCGGCACCGTCGTGCACTTCGCCAAGCTTGTGGCTCACACCGGTGTAGAACAGGATGCGCTCGGTGGTGGTCGTCTTACCGGCATCGATGTGAGCGGAAATACCAATGTTGCGGTAACGCTCAATCGGGGTCTTGCGGGACATGATGTCACTCCAAAAACAAGGCCGCCCCGCTCGTCTCGTGGACCGGAGGGGGCAGCCGCAGGACTAGTTGACAGGGCTTCAGAAGCGGAAGTGGGAGAAGGCCTTGTTGGCCTCGGCCATGCGGTGCACTTCGTCGCGCTTCTTCATGGCGCCGCCACGACCCTCGGCCGCCTCGAGCAGCTCGTTGGCCAGGCGCTGGGCCATGGACTTCTCACCGCGCTTGCGAGCCGCCTCCTTCAGCCAGCGCATGGCCAGCGCCACGCGGCGGACGGGACGAACTTCCACGGGAACTTGGTAGTTCGCACCACCCACGCGGCGGGACTTCACTTCGACCAGCGGCTTCACGTTGTTCAGGGCGGTCATGAAGACTTCCAGCGGATCCTTCCCGGACTTCTTCTCGACCTGATCCAGCGCGCCATAGATGATGCGCTCGGCCACGGCCTTCTTGCCGGACTCCATGATCACGTTCATGAACTTGGACAGATCGACGTTGCCGTACTTGGGATCCGGCAGGACTTCTCGCTTCGGTACTTCGCGACGACGAGGCATGATTCACCTTCCTTCTGCTTCAGTTGGCGCGGGCTTCCTGCCCACACCGCGGGCGCCATCCAGGCCACCCACTTACTCGGCCTGCCCGCAGGCGGCCGTCACATTCTTCTGCGGCCCGCACGCGGCGCGTGCCGACCACCACGACTGGTTGCCTTAGGCCTTCTTGGGCCGCTTCGCACCGTACTTGGAGCGGGCCTGCTTGCGATCCTTCACGCCTTGCAGGTCCAGCGAACCGCGGACGATGTGGTAGCGCACGCCCGGCAGGTCCTTCACCCGGCCGCCGCGCACGAGCACGACGCTGTGCTCCTGCAGGTTGTGGCCTTCACCGCCGATGTACGAGATGACCTCGAAACCGTTGGTCAGGCGCACCTTGGCGACCTTACGCAGGGCGGAGTTCGGCTTCTTGGGGGTGGTCGTGTACACGCGGGTGCACACGCCGCGGCGCTGCGGGCAATTCTCCATTGCCGGCGACTTGGACTTCGTGACCTCGGCCTTGCGACCATGGCGCACGAGCTGGTTGATGGTTGGCATGTAACTTGTTCCCGTTTGAAGTTACTTGGATACGAAACTTTCCCGGAAGATGCCGAGCACTCTGCACCCAAAAGCGCAAGCCCGAAGCCGCAAGCATGGAACCTGGCCCGGTCGCCGATCCCGGCGTCCGAGGCGGTTCTTGCGGTGAGCCGCCCAGCAAAGAGCGCAGCAAAATCTGCCGAAAAGCCCTCGATTATATTCAGCGGTCTGTGCCGCCGCAAGCAAGTGCGGCGCAACGACCCTGCAGCCTCCGTGAGTACCGCCGCTTGAACGCCCTGCCGTCCACCGCCCCGCTGATTGTCCTCGACACCAATGTCCTGCTCGACTGGCTGGTGTTTCTCGACCCCCAGGTGCGCCCCGTGGTCCAGGCGGTGCAGTCCGGGCAGGTCACCTGGCTCGCCACCCGCTCCATGCAGGAAGAGATGGAGCGAGCGCTCACATATCAATGGATCTCCGCCCGCTCGCCCGACCTGTCCGCGATTCGGCAGGCCTGGGCGGCACACGCGCGGTTCGTGGACGGCGAGGCCGGGCGCGCGCCGATCCGCTGCAAGGACCCGGACGACCAGAAGTTCATCGACCTGGCGGTGGCCGCCGGCGCCCGCTGGCTGCTGAGCAAGGACCGCGAGCTGCTCAAGCTCGCCCGGCGCGCGGCACGCCTGGGCGTCGTCGTGCAAAGGCCACAGGAGTGGCAGCCGGCGTCAGCCCTGCCGCTGGAGCTGGCGTAGCAGCAGGCGCGCCGACGCGAGGTTGGTGGCGCAGGGGATGTCGTGCACGTCGCAAGCGCGCACCAGGGCGTTGATGTCCGGCTCGTGCGGCTGGGGCGTCATCGGGTCGCGCAGGAAGATCACCGCGTCGACCCCGCCTTCGGCCAGCCGGGCGCCGATCTGCAGGTCGCCGCCCAGGGGCCCGCTCATCAGCGCCTCGACCGGCAGGCCGGCCTCGCGCTGCAGGCGGCTGCCGGTGGTGCCGGTCGCGCACAGCCGGCAGCCCGCGAGGAAGTCGCGGAACTCGCGGGCCAAGGCGACCATGTCGTCCTTCTTGCGGTCATGGGCGATCAGGGCGATGCGAGGCGGCGTCATGGCAGGTCGGGCAACGGGTTGCGGCGAACCGGCCGATGATAGGCCGGCGCGGTGACCCGCGGGTTACGGGTTCCCGCCCGCCCCCCGCCCGCGGCGCGGGATCCGGCACCGGCCCCGCACGGGCAAAAGAAAAGGCGGCCGAAGCCGCCTTCCCGGTCAGGGCTGCAGGAGGCAGCCGCCGGATCACTCGCCCGCAGGCGGGTTGGACTCGTCGTCGCTGTCGGCCTGGGCCAGCTGCAGGGCCGCCATTTCCTCGGCTTCCTGCATCGCGATGGCACGGCGCTCCTGCTCGTCCATTTCCTCCTTGGCCTTGCGGGCCTGGTGGTAGGCGAGACCGGTACCGGCCGGGATCAGGCGCCCCACGATGACGTTCTCCTTCAGGCCGCGCAGCTCGTCGCGCTTGCCCATGATGGCCGCCTCGGTGAGCACCCGGGTCGTCTCCTGGAAGGACGCGGCCGAGATGAACGAGTCGGTCGACAGCGAGGCCTTGGTGATGCCCAGCAGCACGTCGGAGTAGGTCGCGGGCACCTTGCCCTCGGCACGCAGCTTGTCGTTGGTGTCGAAGAGCTCGGAGCGCTCGACCTGCTCGCCGGCGATGTAGTGGCTGTCGCCCGGGTTGACGATCTGCACGCGACGCAGCATCTGGCGAACGATCACCTCGATGTGCTTGTCGTTGATCTTCACGCCCTGCAGGCGGTAGACGTCCTGCACCTCGTCGACGATGTAGCGGGCCAGTTCCTCGATGCCCAGCAGGCGCAGGATGTCCTGCGGATCGGCCGGACCGTCGACGATCAGCTCGCCCTTGTTCACCACCTGGCCCTCGTGCACCAGGATGTTCTTTTCCTTCGGCACGAGTTCTTCCCAGACCTTGCCGTCCGGGTCGGTGATTTGCAGGCGCACCTTGCCCTTGGTCTCCTTGCCGAACGACACCGTGCCGGTGACTTCCGCCAGGATGCCCTTGTCCTTCGGCGAACGGGCTTCGAACAGCTCCGCCACGCGCGGCAGACCGCCCGTGATGTCGCGGGTCTTCTGGCCTTCGACCGGGATGCGGGCCAGCACCTCGCCCGGGGCCAGCTCCTGGCCGTCGCGCACCTGGATCAGGGCGCCGACCGGGAAACCGATGGTCACCGAGTGGTCGGTGCCGGGGATCTTGACCTCGTTGCCCTGCGCGTCGACCAGCTTGACCTGCGGACGCACCACCTTGGCGGCACCGCGGCGCTTCGGGTCGATGACCACCAGCGTCGACAGGCCGGTGACCTCGTCGACCTGCTTGGCCACGGTCACGCCTTCCTCGACGTTCTCGAACTTCGCGCGGCCGGCGAATTCCGTGATGATCGGGCGGGTCAGCGGGTCCCAGTTGGCCAGGATGGTGCCGGCCTTGACCTGCTGGTCGGCCTTGACGTTCAGCGTCGCACCGTACGGCACCTTGTGGCGCTCGCGCTCGCGGCCGTGCGGGTCGGAGATGATGATCTCGCCGGAGCGGGCAATCACCACCAGCTCGCCCTTGCCGTTGGTCACGTAGCGCATCGTGGCGTTGAAGCCGATGATGCCGTCGGACTTGGCCTCGACGCTCGAGGCCACCGCCGCACGCGTGGCCGCGCCGCCGATGTGGAAGGTCCGCATCGTCAGCTGCGTGCCCGGCTCGCCGATCGACTGGGCGGCGATCACGCCCACCGCCTCGCCGACGTTGACCAGGCCGCCGCGGCCCAGGTCACGGCCGTAGCACTTGGCGCACAGGCCGAAGCGCGTGTTGCAGGTCAGCGGCGTGCGCACCTTGACCTCGTCGACGCCGGCCTGCTCGATCAGGTCCAGCGCATCCTCGTCCAGCATGGTGCCGGCCGGGATGATGACTTCCTGCGTCTCGGGGTGCAGCACCTCGGTGGCGGCCACGCGGCCCAGGATGCGGTCGCGCAGCGATTCGATGACTTCACCGCCCTCGACCAGCGCGCGCATCGCGAAGCCGTGTTCGGTGCCGCAATCCTCCTCGGTGACGACCAGGTCCTGCGTCACGTCGACCAGGCGGCGCGTCAGGTAACCCGAGTTCGCCGTCTTCAGCGCCGTGTCGGCCAGGCCCTTGCGGGCGCCGTGCGTGGAGTTGAAGTACTGCAGCACGTTCAGGCCTTCGCGGAAGTTCGCCGTGATCGGCGTCTCGATGATCGAGCCGTCCGGCTTGGCCATCAGGCCGCGCATGCCGGCCAGCTGGCGGATCTGCGCCGCGCTACCACGGGCGCCGGAGTCGGCCATCATGTAGATGGAGTTGAACGACTCCTGCTCGACTTCCTTGCCGTGGCGGTCGACGACCTTCTCCTTGGCGAGCTGGGCCATCATGACCTTGCCCACCTCGTCACTGGTCTTGCCCCAGATGTCGACGACCTTGTTGTAGCGCTCGCCGGCGGTCACGAGACCCGAGACGTACTGCTGCTGGATCTCCTTGACCTCCTGCTCGGCGCGCTCGATCAGGACCTGCTTCTCCCTCGGCACCAGCATGTCGTCGATGGCGATCGAGATGCCGGCGCGGGTGGCCAGGCGGAAGCCCGACTGCAGCAGCTTGTCGGCGAACACCACCGTTTCCTTCAGGCCGCAACGGCGGAAGGAGGCGTTGATCAGCTTGGAGATCTCCTTCTTCTTCAGCGCCTTGTTGATCAGCGCGAAGGGCAGCCCCTTGGGCAGGATCTCCGACAGCAGCGCCCGGCCGGCGGTGGTCTCGACCAGCTTGGTCTCGGGGATGAACTGGCCGGTGGCCTTGTCCTTGGCGTACTCGGTCAGGCGCACGCTGATCTTGGCGGTCAGCTCGACCACTCCGTTGTCCAGCGCACGCTGCACCTCGGCCACGTCGGCAAAGACCATGCCTTCACCCTTGCCGTTGATGCGCTCGCGGGTGGCGTAGTACAGGCCCAGCACCACGTCCTGCGACGGCACGATGGAGGGCTCGCCGTTGGCCGGGAACAGCACGTTGTTGGAGGCCAGCATCAGCGCGCGGGCTTCCATCTGGGCCTCGAGCGACAGCGGCACGTGGACGGCCATCTGGTCGCCGTCGAAGTCGGCGTTGAACGCCGCGCACACCAGCGGGTGCAGCTGGATGGCCTTGCCTTCGATCAGCACCGGCTCGAACGCCTGGATGCCCAGGCGGTGCAGCGTCGGGGCGCGGTTCAGCAGGACGGGGTGCTCCTTGATCACCTCTTCCAGGATGTCCCACACCACCGGCGTCTGGGCCTCGACTTCCTTCTTGGCCGCCTTGATCGTGGTGGCGATGCCCATCTGCTCGAGCTTCGAGAAGATGAACGGCTTGAACAGCTCCAGCGCCATCAGCTTGGGCAGGCCGCACTGGTGCAGCTTGAGCGTCGGGCCCACCGTGATGACCGAACGGCCCGAGTAGTCGACGCGCTTGCCCAGCAGGTTCTGGCGGAAGCGGCCGCTCTTGCCCTTGATCATGTCGGCCAGCGACTTCAGCGCACGCTTGTTGGCACCGGTCATCGCCTTGCCGCGACGGCCGTTGTCCAGCAGCGAGTCCACCGCCTCCTGCAGCATGCGCTTCTCGTTGCGCACGATGATCTCGGGCGCCTTCAGCTCGAGCAGCCGCGCCAGGCGGTTGTTGCGGTTGATGACGCGGCGGTACAGGTCGTTGAGGTCGGAGGTCGCGAAGCGGCCACCGTCCAGCGGGACCAGCGGGCGCAGGTCCGGCGGCAGCACCGGCAGCACCTCCATGATCATCCACTGCGGCTTGATGCCCGACTTCTTGAAGGCTTCCAGCACCTTCAGACGCTTGGAGTTCTTCTTGATCTTCAGCTCGGAGCCGGTCATGTCGTTGCGGAGCTTCTCGATCTCCGCATCGATGTCCATGTCCTCCAGCAGCTTCTTGATGCCTTCGGCGCCCATCATCGCGACGAACTCGTCGCCGTACTCGGCACGCTTGGACTCGTAGTCGTCCTCGGACATGATCGAGTACTTCTTCAGCGGCGTCATGCCGGGGTCGACCACGACATAGGCCTCGAAGTACAGCACGCGCTCGATGTCGCGCAGCGTCATGTCGAGCACCAGGCCCAGGCGCGACGGCAGCGACTTCAGGAACCAGATGTGCGCGCACGGCGCGGCCAGCTCGATGTGGCCCATGCGCTCACGGCGCACCTTGGTCTGGGTGACCTCGACGCCGCACTTCTCGCAGATCACGCCGCGGTGCTTCAGGCGCTTGTACTTGCCGCACAGGCACTCGTAGTCCTTGATCGGGCCGAAGATCTTGGCGCAGAACAGGCCATCGCGCTCCGGCTTGAACGTGCGGTAGTTGATCGTCTCGGGCTTCTTCACTTCACCGAACGACCACGAGCGGATCTTCTCGGGCGAAGCCAGCCCGATGCGGATCGCATCGAAGTGCTCATCCGGCGTGAACTGCTTGAAAAGGTCCAGCAAGCCTTTCATGCATCTGCTCCTTAGTTGCGCTCGAGCTCGATATCGATACCGAGGGAGCGGATTTCCTTGACCAGCACGTTGAAGGACTCCG is a window from the Caldimonas thermodepolymerans genome containing:
- a CDS encoding methylglyoxal synthase — translated: MTPPRIALIAHDRKKDDMVALAREFRDFLAGCRLCATGTTGSRLQREAGLPVEALMSGPLGGDLQIGARLAEGGVDAVIFLRDPMTPQPHEPDINALVRACDVHDIPCATNLASARLLLRQLQRQG
- a CDS encoding putative toxin-antitoxin system toxin component, PIN family — encoded protein: MNALPSTAPLIVLDTNVLLDWLVFLDPQVRPVVQAVQSGQVTWLATRSMQEEMERALTYQWISARSPDLSAIRQAWAAHARFVDGEAGRAPIRCKDPDDQKFIDLAVAAGARWLLSKDRELLKLARRAARLGVVVQRPQEWQPASALPLELA
- the rpsL gene encoding 30S ribosomal protein S12 codes for the protein MPTINQLVRHGRKAEVTKSKSPAMENCPQRRGVCTRVYTTTPKKPNSALRKVAKVRLTNGFEVISYIGGEGHNLQEHSVVLVRGGRVKDLPGVRYHIVRGSLDLQGVKDRKQARSKYGAKRPKKA
- the rpsG gene encoding 30S ribosomal protein S7; its protein translation is MPRRREVPKREVLPDPKYGNVDLSKFMNVIMESGKKAVAERIIYGALDQVEKKSGKDPLEVFMTALNNVKPLVEVKSRRVGGANYQVPVEVRPVRRVALAMRWLKEAARKRGEKSMAQRLANELLEAAEGRGGAMKKRDEVHRMAEANKAFSHFRF
- the fusA gene encoding elongation factor G, translated to MSRKTPIERYRNIGISAHIDAGKTTTTERILFYTGVSHKLGEVHDGAATMDWMEQEQERGITITSAATTCFWKGMDLSYPEHRFNIIDTPGHVDFTIEVERSMRVLDGACMVYCAVGGVQPQSETVWRQANKYKVPRLAFVNKMDRTGANFFKVYDQMKTRLKANPVPIVLPIGAEDNFKGVVDLLKMKAIIWDDASQGMKFEYHDIPADMVEDAKKWRENMVEAAAEASEELMNKYLETGELTEEEIKKGLRMRTIATEIQPMLCGTAFKNKGVQRMLDAVIDFLPSPVDIPPVAGTDENDNEVTRKADDNEKFSALAFKLMTDPYVGQLTFVRVYSGVLKSGDTVYNPIKGKKERIGRILQMHANQREEIKEILAGDIAACVGLKDVTTGETLCDPDAVITLEKMEFPEPVIRQAVEPKTKADQEKMGVALSRLASEDPSFRVYTDEESGQTIIAGMGELHLEIIVDRMKREFGVDANVGKPQVAYRETIRKTAMDVEGKFVRQSGGKGQYGHVVFTVEPNEPGKGFEFVDAIKGGVVPREYIPAVQKGVEETLPNGVLAGYPVVDVKVTLTFGSYHEVDSSEQAFKMAASIAFKEACKRANPVILEPMMAVEVETPEEYAGNVMGDLSSRRGMVQGMDDLPGGGKTIRAEVPLSEMFGYATALRSMSQGRATYTMEFKHYAEAPKNVADAIITARNSK